Proteins co-encoded in one Cricetulus griseus strain 17A/GY chromosome 10, alternate assembly CriGri-PICRH-1.0, whole genome shotgun sequence genomic window:
- the Rad21 gene encoding double-strand-break repair protein rad21 homolog isoform X2 — translation MFYAHFVLSKRGPLAKIWLAAHWDKKLTKAHVFECNLESSVESIISPKVKMALRTSGHLLLGVVRIYHRKAKYLLADCNEAFIKIKMAFRPGVVDLPEENREAAYNAITLPEEFHDFDQPLPDLDDIDVAQQFSLNQSRVEEITMREEVGNISILQENDFGDFGMDDREIMREGSAFEDDDMLVSTSASNLLLEPEQSTSHLNEKINHLEYEDQYKDDNFGEGNDGGILDDKLISNNDGGIFDDPPALSETGVMLPEQPTHDDMDEDDNVSMGGPDSPDSVDPVEPMPTMTDQTTLVPNEEEAFALEPIDITVKETKAKRKRKLIVDSVKELDSKTIRAQLSDYSDIVTTLDLAPPTKKLMMWKETGGVEKLFSLPAQPLWNNRLLKLFTRCLTPLVPEDLRKRRKGGEADNLDEFLKEFENPEVPREEQQQQQQQQQQQRDIIDEPILEEPSRLQESVMEASRTSIEESAMPPPPPQGVKRKAGQIDPEPPVIPPQQVEQMEIPPVELPPEEPPNICQLIPELELLPEKEKEKEKEKEEEEEEEDEDASGGDQDQEERRWNKRTQQMLHGLQRALAKTGAESISLLELCRNTNRKQAAAKFYSFLVLKKQQAIELTQEEPYSDIIATPGPRFHII, via the exons atgttCTACGCACATTTTGTCCTCAGTAAAAGAGGGCCTCTGGCCAAAATTTGGCTGGCGGCCCATTGGGACAAGAAGCTAACCAAAGCCCATGTGTTTGAGTGTAACTTAGAGAGCAGTGTGGAGAGCATTATCTCACCAAAG GTGAAGATGGCACTACGGACATCAGGACACCTCCTCCTGGGAGTCGTCCGGATCTATCACAGGAAAGCCAAATACCTCCTCGCAGACTGTAATGAAGCATTTATCAAGATAAAGATGGCTTTCCGGCCAG GTGTTGTCGATCTGCCTGAGGAGAACCGGGAAGCAGCTTACAATGCCATCACTCTACCTGAAGAATTCCATGATTTTGACCAGCCACTGCCAGACTTAGA tgacatCGATGTCGCCCAGCAGTTCAGCCTGAACCAGAGCAGAGTGGAGGAGATAACCATGAGAGAAGAAGTTGGGAACATCAGTATCCTGCAGGAGAATGATTTCG GTGACTTTGGGATGGATGACCGTGAGATAATGAGAGAAGGCAGTGCCTTTGAGGACGACGACATGCTAGTGAGCACCAGTGCCTCCAACCTGCTCTTAGAGCCCGAGCAGAGCACCAGCCATCTGAACGAGAAGATCAACCACTTAGAATATGAAGACCAGTACAAAGACGACAACTTCGGGGAAGGCAATGACGGCGGTATCCTGG aTGACAAACTGATAAGTAATAATGATGGTGGCATCTTTGATGATCCCCCTGCTTTGTCTGAGACGGGGGTCATGTTGCCAGAGCAGCCCACACACGACGATATGGACGAGGATGACAACGTGTCAA TGGGTGGGCCCGATAGCCCCGACTCAGTGGATCCTGTTGAGCCAATGCCAACGATGACTGACCAGACAACACTTGTCCCAAACGAGGAAGAAGCCTTTGCATTGGAGCCCATTGATATAACTG tcaaagaaacaaaagccaagaggaagaggaagctgatTGTCGACAGTGTCAAAGAATTGGACAGTAAGACCATTAGAGCCCAGCTCAGTGATTATTCGGATATTGTGACAACTTTGGACCTGGCCCCGCCCACCAAGAAGCTGATGATGTGGAAGGAGACGGGGGGAGTGGAGAAGCTGTTCTCCTTGCCGGCACAGCCTCTGTGGAACAACAGGCTACTGAAG CTCTTCACGCGCTGCCTGACACCCCTTGTACCGGAAGACCTTcggaaaaggaggaaaggaggggaagcgGACAATTTGGATGAGTTCCTCAAGGAGTTTGAGAACCCCGAGGTCCCTCgagaggagcagcagcagcagcagcagcaacagcagcagcagcgtGATATCATCG ATGAGCCCATTTTGGAGGAGCCCAGCCGCCTCCAGGAGTCAGTGATGGAGGCCAGCAGAACAAGCATAGAAGAGTCCGCcatgcccccaccaccacctcaggGAGTTAAGCGAAAAGCTGGACAAATTGACCCGGAGCCGCCCGTGATCCCT CCTCAGCAGGTCGAGCAGATGGAGATTCCACCAGTAGAGCTGCCCCCAGAAGAGCCTCCAAATATCTGTCAGCTGATCCCAGAGCTGGAGCTCCTGccggagaaggagaaggagaaagagaaggaaaaggaggaggaagaagaggaggag GATGAAGATGCTTCAGGGGGTGATCAGGATCAGGAAGAAAGGAGGTGGAACAAAAGGACCCAGCAGATGCTCCACGGTCTTCAG cGAGCTCTTGCTAAAACTGGAGCTGAGTCGATCAGTTTGCTTGAGCTGTGTcgaaacacaaacagaaagcagGCTGCAGCAAAGTTCTACAGCTTTTTGGTTCTGAAAAAGCAGCAAGCCATCGAGCTCACACAGGAAGAGCCATACAGTGACATCATTGCAACGCCGGGACCAAGGTTCCATATTATCTGA